A genome region from Arachis duranensis cultivar V14167 chromosome 6, aradu.V14167.gnm2.J7QH, whole genome shotgun sequence includes the following:
- the LOC107495966 gene encoding protein DA1: MGWLSKFFKGSDQKISEGHYHSYYNGDADSYLPSTSGVTNDVWPENENEDIDRAIALSLAEQNHRGNHVNDYRSQLEEDEQLARAIEESLNLESPPKYGNENMYQPHPAVPIPVPVYFPMGSRICAGCHTEIGYGRYLNCLNAFWHPECFRCHACNLPISDYEFSTSGNYPYHKSCYKESYHPKCDVCKHFIPTNPAGLIEYRAHPFWVQKYCPSHEHDNTPRCCSCERMEPRETGYIGLNDGRKLCLECLDSAIMDTSECQPLYVDIQRFYESLDMKLEQQIPLLLVERQALNEAREGEKHGHYHMPETLRLCLNFNQISRRPRLGAGNRAVDMRTQSYKLTRRCDVTAILILFGLPRLLTGSILAHEMMHAWLRLKGYRTLSQNVEEGICQVMAYMWLHSELTSASASSSSSTSRKGKRPPFEMKLGEFFKHQIESDISPVYGDGFRAGHQAVQKYGLQKTLNHIWMTGTFPF, translated from the exons ATGGGTTGGCTTAGCAAATTTTTCAAAGGCTCCGACCAAAAGATTTCGGAAGGGCATTACCATTCGTATTATAACGGGGATGCGGATTCTTACTTGCCATCGACGTCTGGTGTAACAAAT GATGTTTGGCCTGAGAATGAGAACGAAGATATAGATCGTGCCATTGCATTATCTCTGGCAGAGCAAAATCATAGAGGAAACCATGTAAATG ACTACAGATCTCAATTAGAAGAAGATGAACAACTTGCCAGAGCTATAGAAGAAAGCCTAAATCTAGAGTCTCCTCCGAAATATGGAAACGAGAACATGTATCAACCCCATCCGGCGGTTCCAATTCCAGTACCAGTGTATTTCCCAATGGGATCAAG GATTTGTGCTGGCTGCCATACTGAGATTGGTTATGGACGATATCTAAATTGTTTGAATGCTTTCTGGCATCCTGAATGCTTCCGCTGTCATGCTTGCAACCTACCGATCTCTGATTATGAG TTCTCCACGTCGGGAAATTACCCTTACCATAAATCATGCTATAAGGAAAGCTACCATCCAAAATGTGACGTCTGCAAGCATTTC ATTCCAACAAACCCTGCTGGTCTTATTGAATATAGGGCACATCCATTCTGGGTCCAAAAATATTGCCCTTCTCATGAACACGATAACACTCCAAGATGTTGCAGCTGTGAGCGAATGGAG CCACGAGAGACTGGATATATCGGTCTTAATGATGGCCGGAAGCTTTGCTTAGAGTGCCTTGACTCTGCAATCATGGATACAAGCGAATGCCAACCGCTTTATGTTGATATACAAAGATTTTATGAAAGCTTAGACATGAAATTGGAGCAGCAAATTCCACTTCTCTTGGTTGAAAGACAAGCCCTGAATGAAGCAAGAGAGGGGGAGAAGCAT GGTCACTATCACATGCCAGAAACTCTTCGGCTTT GTTTGAACTTTAATCAGATCTCGAGACGACCGAGACTTGGGGCAGGAAATAGAGCGGTCGACATGAGAACACAATCATACAAATTGACCAGACGTTGCGATGTGACGGCAATTCTCATTTTATTCGGACTTCCAAG ATTGCTTACTGGATCGATCCTAGCTCACGAGATGATGCATGCATGGCTGCGGCTTAAAG GCTACCGAACCCTAAGTCAAAACGTCGAAGAAGGTATATGTCAGGTTATGGCATACATGTGGTTGCATTCTGAACTCACTTCGGCGTCAGCCTCATCCTCATCTTCAACatctagaaaagggaaaagaCCCCCTTTTGAGATGAAGCTCGGCGAGTTCTTCAAGCACCAGATTGAATCCGACATCTCGCCAGTTTACGGAGACGGGTTTAGGGCAGGTCACCAAGCAGTGCAGAAGTATGGTCTTCAGAAGACCCTAAACCATATCTGGATGACTGGTACTTTTCCATTTTGA
- the LOC107495913 gene encoding protein LYK5-like — MAFLIFKSQPPYNTITTISNLTSSNPIDLARINDVTTSHTMFQIGKEVIVPLKCSCSSMKDTKYYYYQSKTKHVLGAILPETTYFNVANETFQGLTTCDSLKRFNPYPERDLRPGMELNVPLRCACPTWNQERNGTKYLMTYSVNWGDTISSIASRFNATIHNLLEANVFLIGKISKRFIKAGKIHKRNGVISEDIRVEIASIDVNYSKLYKFEEIKDATENFSSRNRIKGSVFHGEFGNKRESFAVKRRISKGYASKEINLRRRINHFNLIKLQGYCENEDLFYLVFEFMENGSLREWLSSEENSFLHKSWSKRIQIALDIANGLQYLHNFTYPCYVHHGINTGNILLNKDLRAKIANFSLAEELLEKSMITSSSSSRTSDDVYAFGVVLLELITGKECVTLHGLSREGIIMVSRIMMNNLIGKEHEEEEKLSLFFDPRLIGNIERKSALMLVKLSLGCLNQESESRPNMSEVVSTLWKTLSESHNNCWSEKIVMLKC, encoded by the exons ATGGCATTCTTAATCTTCAAATCTCAACCTCCTTACAACACCATCACCACAATCTCCAACCTCACTTCTTCAAACCCAATAGACCTTGCAAGAATCAATGATGTCACTACTTCACACACAATGTTCCAAATTGGTAAAGAGGTTATTGTCCCTTTGAAATGCTCTTGTTCTTCAATGAAGGACACCAAGTATTACTATTACCAATCCAAAACCAAACATGTCTTGGGTGCAATTTTGCCAGAAACAACATATTTCAATGTTGCAAATGAAACTTTCCAAGGCTTAACCACTTGTGATTCCCTAAAGAGGTTCAATCCTTATCCGGAGCGCGATTTGCGCCCCGGCATGGAGTTGAATGTTCCATTAAGGTGTGCTTGTCCAACATGGAATCAAGAAAGAAATGGCACCAAGTATTTGATGACTTATTCTGTGAATTGGGGTGACACCATTTCTAGCATTGCATCAAGATTCAATGCAACAATACATAATCTTCTTGAAGCCAATG TGTTTTTGATAGGAAAGATATCAAAAAGATTCATCAAGGCAGGCAAAATCCATAAGAGAAATGGCGTGATTTCAGAAGATATCCGCGTCGAAATAGCGAGCATTGATGTGAACTATTCCAAATTGTACAAGTTTGAGGAAATCAAGGATGCTACCGAAAATTTCAGTTCAAGGAACAGAATCAAAGGTTCTGTATTTCACGGCGAATTCGGTAACAAAAGGGAAAGTTTTGCTGTCAAAAGAAGAATAAGTAAAGGGTATGCTTCAAAGGAAATAAATTTGCGTAGAAGAATCAACCATTTCAACTTGATCAAGCTTCAAGGATATTGTGAAAATGAAGATTTGTTCTATCTTGTGTTTGAATTCATGGAAAATGGTTCCTTAAGAGAATGGCTTAGTAGTGAAGAAAACTCATTTTTGCATAAAAGTTGGTCAAAGAGGATTCAAATTGCTTTGGATATTGCAAATGGACTTCAATATCTTCACAACTTCACATATCCTTGTTATGTTCACCATGGTATTAACACTGGAAACATTCTTCTAAACAAAGATCTAAGGGCAAAGATAGCAAATTTTTCTCTAGCAGAAGAATTATTAGAAAAGAGCATGATAACAAGTTCAAGTTCTTCTCGCACTTCAGATGATGTTTATGCCTTTGGAGTGGTACTTTTGGAATTGATCACTGGCAAAGAATGTGTTACACTACATGGTTTATCAAGAGAAGGAATAATAATGGTTTCTAGGATCATGATGAATAATCTCATTGGTAAGgagcatgaagaagaagagaagttgagttTGTTCTTTGATCCAAGGCTCATTGGAAACATTGAGAGAAAAAGTGCTTTGATGCTAGTTAAGCTAAGTTTaggttgcttgaatcaagaatCAGAAAGTAGACCAAACATGTCAGAGGTGGTCTCTACCTTGTGGAAAACACTTTCTGAGTCCCATAATAATTGTTGGAGTGAGAAAATTGTCATGTTGAAATGTTAA